Proteins encoded by one window of Streptomyces sp. ALI-76-A:
- a CDS encoding DUF2252 domain-containing protein gives MTSTPAVPARPAHRTDPAARAAGGKAARKRVPRSAHAARVPAVDRPDPVGVLERQDRDRLPELLPVRYGRMAASPSAFLRGAAAVMAADLAAQPHTGLTVQLCGDAHLLNFGLHASPERGLLFDLDDFDETFPGPFEWDVKRLAASVAVTARENGHSEAEVRHAALEAAAGYRRAVRRLAGRGELDVWYERIDADGLRSLVRSDRRRRAGSSLTRARRRTGLQPLGRLTEVVDGRRRLVHDPPLLEPAGAADTATVRKIFSDYRSTLADERRQLLDRYRFVDAAREVVGVGGVGTRSFLVLLAGRDPDDPLFLRIREARRSVLEEHLPSGPYVHHGHRVVAGQRLLQATGDVFLGWASGPQGRPFYWRHLRDTQAAADVAGMGPADLAAYARLCGTALARAHARSGDRIAIAGYLGGAGTFEHAVADFALGYADQTAHDHTTFCAAVAAGVVRADPGC, from the coding sequence ATGACCAGCACCCCGGCCGTCCCCGCCCGCCCGGCCCACCGCACCGATCCGGCCGCCCGCGCCGCCGGCGGCAAGGCGGCCCGCAAGCGCGTCCCCCGCTCCGCGCACGCCGCCCGGGTCCCCGCCGTCGACCGGCCCGACCCCGTCGGCGTCCTGGAGCGGCAGGACCGCGACCGGCTGCCGGAGCTGCTGCCGGTCCGGTACGGCCGCATGGCCGCCTCGCCCTCGGCGTTCCTGCGCGGCGCGGCCGCCGTGATGGCCGCGGACCTCGCCGCCCAGCCGCACACCGGCCTCACGGTGCAGCTGTGCGGTGATGCCCACCTGCTCAACTTCGGTCTCCACGCCTCCCCGGAACGCGGCCTGCTGTTCGACCTCGACGACTTCGACGAGACCTTCCCGGGCCCGTTCGAGTGGGATGTCAAGCGCCTCGCCGCCAGCGTCGCCGTCACCGCCCGCGAGAACGGCCACAGCGAGGCCGAGGTCCGCCACGCCGCCCTGGAGGCCGCCGCCGGCTACCGCCGTGCCGTCCGCCGTCTCGCCGGGCGCGGTGAACTCGACGTCTGGTACGAGCGCATCGACGCCGACGGCCTGCGGTCGCTGGTCCGTTCCGATCGGCGCCGCCGGGCCGGGTCCAGCCTGACCCGGGCCCGCCGCCGCACCGGCCTCCAACCCCTCGGCAGGCTCACCGAGGTCGTCGACGGACGCCGGCGCCTGGTCCACGACCCGCCGCTCCTCGAACCCGCCGGCGCCGCCGACACGGCCACCGTGCGCAAGATCTTCAGCGACTACCGGTCCACCCTCGCCGACGAGCGCCGGCAGCTCCTGGACCGCTACCGCTTCGTCGACGCGGCCCGCGAGGTGGTCGGCGTGGGCGGCGTCGGCACCCGCAGCTTCCTCGTGCTGCTCGCCGGCCGGGACCCGGACGACCCCCTCTTCCTGCGGATCAGGGAGGCGCGCAGGTCCGTACTGGAGGAGCATCTGCCGAGCGGGCCGTACGTCCATCACGGGCACCGCGTCGTCGCCGGGCAGCGGCTGCTCCAGGCCACCGGTGACGTCTTCCTGGGGTGGGCGAGCGGCCCGCAGGGGCGCCCCTTCTACTGGCGGCACCTGCGCGACACGCAGGCCGCAGCGGACGTCGCCGGCATGGGCCCCGCCGACCTCGCGGCCTACGCGCGCCTCTGCGGCACCGCCCTGGCCCGCGCCCACGCCCGCTCCGGCGACCGGATCGCCATCGCCGGCTACCTGGGCGGCGCCGGCACCTTCGAGCACGCCGTCGCCGACTTCGCCCTCGGCTACGCCGACCAGACCGCCCACGACCACACGACCTTCTGCGCGGCCGTCGCGGCCGGGGTGGTGAGGGCCGACCCGGGATGCTGA
- a CDS encoding winged helix DNA-binding domain-containing protein, translated as MGDEARYIGVAERRARLALRHRLAGAARAAGPEEVAGSLVALHGSDPATVYLAVGARLVDPAGTVPQTGRALYEDRTLVRMHGMRHTVFVFPTELTAVVHASTGLTVAARERAALLKDMAAAGAPDAAWLKEVEESALAALSRRGQATAAELARDEPRLREQFAYAAGKSYAGVHTVSTRLLRVLGVEGRVVRGRPLGSWTSSQFRWAVAPAHPELDPAEAQAALLERWLTVCGPATEADLKWWTGWKVTDVRRALAAIGARSVSLDEGTGHVVDGDVGPVAEPAEPWAALLPALDPTAMGWQQRDWYLAPELRPALFDYSGNVGPTVWWNGRVVGGWAQRPDGEIVWRILAPDGVGRDAEAAIAAEAERLREWVGTTRVTPRFRTPVEKELAR; from the coding sequence ATGGGTGACGAGGCGCGGTACATCGGCGTGGCGGAGCGGCGGGCGCGGCTCGCGCTGCGGCACCGGCTGGCCGGAGCGGCGCGAGCGGCGGGGCCGGAGGAGGTCGCCGGCTCCCTGGTCGCCCTGCACGGCTCGGACCCGGCGACGGTGTACCTCGCGGTGGGGGCGCGGCTGGTGGATCCGGCGGGGACGGTTCCGCAGACCGGCCGGGCCTTGTACGAGGACCGCACGCTGGTCCGGATGCACGGCATGCGACACACGGTCTTCGTGTTCCCGACGGAGCTGACCGCGGTCGTGCACGCCTCGACCGGGCTCACGGTCGCCGCGCGGGAGCGGGCCGCGCTGCTGAAGGACATGGCGGCGGCCGGGGCGCCGGACGCGGCCTGGCTCAAGGAGGTCGAGGAGTCGGCACTGGCCGCGCTGTCCCGGCGCGGACAGGCGACGGCGGCGGAACTCGCCCGGGACGAGCCGCGCCTGCGGGAGCAGTTCGCGTACGCGGCCGGGAAGAGCTACGCGGGCGTGCACACCGTCTCGACCCGCCTGCTGAGGGTGCTCGGCGTCGAGGGCAGGGTCGTCCGCGGCCGGCCGCTCGGCTCCTGGACGTCCAGTCAGTTCCGCTGGGCGGTGGCGCCGGCCCACCCCGAACTGGACCCGGCCGAGGCGCAGGCCGCGCTCCTCGAGCGGTGGCTCACCGTGTGCGGACCCGCCACGGAGGCCGACCTGAAGTGGTGGACGGGGTGGAAGGTGACCGACGTCCGCCGGGCGTTGGCGGCGATCGGAGCGCGGTCGGTGTCCCTGGACGAGGGCACGGGCCACGTCGTCGACGGCGACGTCGGGCCGGTGGCGGAGCCGGCCGAACCGTGGGCCGCGCTGCTCCCGGCGCTCGATCCGACGGCGATGGGCTGGCAGCAGCGGGACTGGTACCTGGCACCGGAGTTGCGGCCCGCCCTGTTCGACTACAGCGGCAACGTGGGGCCGACGGTGTGGTGGAACGGGCGGGTGGTGGGCGGGTGGGCCCAGCGCCCGGACGGAGAGATCGTCTGGCGGATCCTCGCCCCGGACGGGGTCGGGCGGGACGCGGAGGCGGCGATCGCGGCGGAGGCGGAGCGGTTGCGGGAGTGGGTGGGGACGACGCGAGTGACGCCGCGTTTCCGGACACCGGTGGAGAAGGAGTTGGCACGGTAG